One window from the genome of Bacillus weihaiensis encodes:
- a CDS encoding VanW family protein translates to MKLLFAMYLLFSVQPTDLSENISILHNQKEVKSLHRSELTLFPSDQVMLDYSKVDELLDSIDSSTYKPPINAYINEQHQLVSEEVGYRLDERKFLELLYTRYFSGGPATLRIPLQTLHPRVDSELLSSIRTKQIGYYTTTFNTRNKQRSQNIRLASQAINNHVVFPGEIFSFNSVVGKRTTEKGYLPAPVIVKGELSEGIGGGICQVSSTLFNAVDYAKVDIIERYSHSRSVPYVPPNRDATVSWYGPDFTFRNQHNQPILIQSKIYHGTLSISIFSSDAFE, encoded by the coding sequence ATGAAATTGTTATTTGCTATGTACCTTTTGTTCTCTGTGCAACCAACCGATTTATCGGAAAATATCTCCATTCTTCATAATCAAAAGGAAGTGAAATCTTTACATAGATCCGAGCTCACCCTTTTTCCTAGTGATCAAGTCATGCTTGATTATAGTAAGGTTGATGAACTGTTAGATAGCATCGATTCTTCAACCTATAAACCTCCTATCAACGCCTATATTAATGAACAGCATCAACTAGTCAGTGAAGAGGTTGGCTATCGTTTAGATGAGAGGAAATTTCTTGAATTACTATACACTCGATATTTTTCAGGTGGCCCAGCAACGTTAAGGATCCCTTTACAGACGCTTCATCCTAGAGTCGACAGTGAGTTACTATCAAGTATTAGGACAAAACAGATTGGATATTATACAACCACTTTCAATACACGCAATAAACAACGCTCTCAAAATATTCGACTTGCCTCTCAAGCGATCAATAACCACGTCGTTTTTCCAGGAGAGATTTTTTCGTTTAATTCAGTTGTTGGCAAGCGTACAACAGAAAAAGGTTATTTGCCAGCACCGGTTATTGTAAAGGGCGAGCTATCTGAAGGTATCGGAGGTGGAATTTGTCAAGTATCGTCCACACTATTTAATGCTGTTGATTACGCGAAGGTGGACATTATTGAACGATACTCACACAGCCGCTCTGTCCCTTACGTCCCACCAAATCGTGATGCAACCGTTAGCTGGTATGGTCCTGACTTTACATTCAGAAACCAACACAACCAGCCAATCCTCATCCAATCAAAGATCTACCATGGCACCCTTTCCATTTCTATCTTCTCCTCCGATGCATTTGAATAG
- a CDS encoding ABC transporter substrate-binding protein, with translation MRMKKRMVILLSLVLGLLSACSNGESTSGTEEGKKEVKDISVMLDWYPNAVHSYLYVAQEKGYFEEEGLNVNLQFPANPTDPINLAAAGKVTVGISYQPDVIMARANQDVNIKSVGAIVRSPLNRIIFMEDSDIQSPKDLEGKTVGYPGIPLNESLIQSMVKEDGGDPEKVKMVDVGFELGSSIVSEKVDAVIGAYINHEVPVLKHEGHETRNINPTEHGIPSYYELVAVTSDQTWEKEKESIEAFWRAATKGYEFTAENPEEALSILLSNQDEANFPLVEDVEVQSLDILLPLMESEGGFGSQDQAQWEETISWMKNAGLIEKEPAVEDIFVNIVE, from the coding sequence ATCAGAATGAAAAAAAGAATGGTCATTTTGTTAAGTCTTGTACTAGGGTTGCTAAGTGCATGCTCGAATGGAGAAAGCACAAGTGGTACGGAGGAAGGAAAAAAAGAAGTTAAGGATATAAGTGTTATGCTAGACTGGTATCCAAATGCTGTGCATAGTTATTTGTATGTAGCACAAGAAAAAGGCTATTTCGAGGAAGAGGGCCTTAATGTGAACCTTCAATTTCCAGCAAACCCAACGGACCCTATTAATCTAGCTGCTGCAGGGAAAGTAACAGTAGGGATATCCTATCAACCAGATGTCATCATGGCAAGGGCAAATCAAGATGTGAACATCAAATCAGTTGGTGCAATTGTTCGTTCTCCGTTAAATCGAATCATCTTTATGGAAGACAGTGATATTCAATCACCGAAGGACTTAGAAGGGAAAACAGTTGGCTACCCTGGTATTCCTTTAAATGAATCTCTTATTCAATCAATGGTGAAAGAAGATGGTGGAGATCCAGAAAAAGTGAAAATGGTTGATGTAGGATTTGAATTAGGCTCATCTATTGTGAGTGAGAAAGTAGATGCTGTTATTGGTGCATACATTAATCATGAAGTACCTGTTCTAAAGCATGAAGGACATGAAACGAGAAACATTAATCCAACTGAACATGGGATCCCTAGCTATTATGAGCTTGTAGCTGTTACAAGTGATCAAACATGGGAGAAAGAAAAGGAAAGTATCGAAGCCTTTTGGCGTGCAGCAACTAAAGGGTATGAATTCACAGCAGAGAATCCAGAAGAGGCATTATCCATTTTATTAAGTAATCAAGATGAAGCAAACTTCCCATTGGTTGAGGATGTAGAAGTTCAAAGCTTAGATATATTATTACCGCTCATGGAATCTGAAGGTGGATTTGGTAGTCAAGATCAAGCACAGTGGGAAGAAACAATAAGCTGGATGAAAAATGCTGGTTTAATAGAAAAAGAGCCTGCTGTAGAAGATATTTTTGTTAATATTGTAGAATAG
- a CDS encoding alanyl-tRNA editing protein codes for MTTTKLYYEDAYKSSFSTKVIQKKKADDGRLFILLEETAFYPTGGGQPCDIGTINGVNVVEVVEVNREIRHYVEEFPEDNDVFCEINWTRRFDHMQQHAGQHILSAAFEDVWSYKTISFHLGKEICTIDLEVPSITNEELEKAELAANRMILANHPIITKWVSQEELSGYNLRKELSVTDNIRLVIIPDIDYNGCGGTHPHSTGQVSGVKILGWEKQKKHIRIQFVCGARVLNQLQAKHAVIEKLTGLLNAPQEEMIQATDKMVKTSIELEMKVEELTNRLLQYEAKELVEEKDNKVIAKVFVRREIQELQQLARAIIHSENENRTETVIIFVVEQEDKIQIVLARTDNIEMNLNVALKEVLALINGKGGGKPSFVQGGGEKELPADEIVSKLKGMLG; via the coding sequence ATGACAACAACTAAATTGTATTATGAAGATGCCTATAAATCATCTTTTTCTACAAAGGTTATCCAAAAGAAGAAAGCAGATGATGGAAGACTTTTTATTTTATTGGAAGAAACAGCTTTTTACCCAACTGGAGGGGGGCAACCGTGTGATATAGGAACGATTAATGGGGTTAATGTAGTAGAGGTTGTGGAAGTAAATAGGGAGATTCGCCATTATGTTGAAGAATTTCCTGAGGATAATGATGTGTTCTGCGAAATAAATTGGACAAGACGATTTGATCATATGCAGCAACATGCAGGGCAACATATTTTATCCGCCGCTTTTGAAGATGTGTGGAGCTACAAAACAATCAGTTTTCATTTAGGGAAAGAAATCTGTACGATTGATCTTGAGGTTCCGAGTATTACTAACGAAGAGCTTGAAAAAGCAGAGCTAGCTGCAAATCGAATGATTTTGGCGAATCATCCTATTATAACGAAGTGGGTTTCACAGGAGGAGCTTTCTGGCTATAATTTGAGGAAAGAGCTTTCCGTTACTGACAACATTCGTTTAGTGATTATTCCTGATATTGATTACAATGGGTGTGGAGGAACACATCCTCATTCAACTGGACAGGTTTCTGGAGTGAAAATTCTAGGCTGGGAAAAGCAAAAGAAGCATATTCGGATACAATTTGTATGTGGTGCTAGAGTTCTCAATCAGCTTCAGGCTAAGCATGCTGTAATTGAAAAATTAACAGGTCTATTAAATGCTCCACAAGAAGAGATGATTCAGGCAACTGATAAAATGGTGAAGACTTCTATTGAGTTAGAAATGAAGGTAGAAGAGCTAACGAATCGACTTCTACAATATGAGGCAAAGGAATTAGTAGAAGAAAAGGATAACAAGGTCATTGCGAAAGTATTTGTTAGACGGGAGATCCAGGAGCTACAACAATTAGCAAGAGCGATCATACATAGTGAGAATGAAAACCGAACAGAAACAGTTATTATATTTGTTGTTGAACAAGAAGATAAGATCCAAATCGTTCTTGCGAGAACCGATAATATAGAAATGAATCTAAACGTTGCACTAAAAGAGGTTCTTGCATTGATAAATGGTAAAGGTGGCGGCAAGCCTTCTTTTGTTCAAGGTGGGGGAGAGAAGGAATTACCAGCAGATGAGATTGTGAGTAAATTAAAAGGTATGTTAGGATAG
- a CDS encoding ABC transporter ATP-binding protein, translating to MNKFALEFQHVSFTYTGNENSLLEKVNLTINEGEFVSIIGPSGSGKSTLFKLITGLEQPTEGDIFINEVLAANRLGQVGYMPQQDLLLPWRTILENATLPLEIKGVKKREASTQVLPLLEEFGLKGVENKYPSELSGGMKQRVSFLRTIVNGTPLLLLDEPFSALDAITKLSMQEWLLAQWQKRKKTILFITHDVNEALFLSDRLFIITETPVKQLKEVKVPLKRPRTLKDLNQPEVISVKEKLLEELRARVKA from the coding sequence ATGAATAAGTTTGCTCTAGAGTTCCAACATGTTTCCTTTACCTACACTGGAAATGAAAATTCGCTGTTAGAAAAAGTAAACTTAACTATTAATGAGGGTGAATTTGTTAGTATTATTGGTCCAAGTGGATCTGGAAAAAGTACATTATTTAAACTAATTACAGGCTTAGAGCAGCCAACAGAAGGAGACATTTTCATCAATGAAGTGTTAGCAGCAAATCGTCTTGGGCAAGTAGGCTATATGCCACAGCAAGATTTACTTTTGCCTTGGAGAACAATTCTTGAAAACGCTACCCTGCCCTTAGAAATTAAAGGAGTGAAAAAGCGTGAAGCCTCTACTCAAGTTTTACCATTGCTTGAGGAATTTGGCTTAAAGGGTGTGGAAAACAAATACCCTAGTGAATTATCTGGCGGGATGAAACAGAGAGTTTCTTTTTTACGCACCATTGTAAATGGAACTCCGCTTTTACTCTTAGACGAACCTTTCAGTGCCTTAGATGCTATTACAAAGTTATCCATGCAGGAATGGCTGTTAGCTCAATGGCAAAAACGGAAAAAAACAATTCTATTTATCACTCATGATGTCAATGAAGCGTTGTTTTTATCCGATCGGCTTTTTATTATTACAGAAACTCCGGTCAAACAGTTGAAGGAAGTTAAGGTCCCGTTAAAGAGACCAAGAACCTTAAAAGACTTAAATCAGCCAGAGGTGATTTCAGTAAAAGAAAAGCTGTTAGAAGAATTGCGAGCGAGGGTGAAGGCATGA
- a CDS encoding ABC transporter permease translates to MIFIKKYGASASLVLLFIIAWELGARIVNLGFILPTPTDVLRKLWELKEPLFLEHLPATLLIIGIGLMLSIVCGVGLAVWMSVNRTVEKTFYPLMISSQTIPIIALAPIFVLWFGYSIWSKVVVTVLITFFPITVNTYDGLKATSKEYRELLLTMGASKKDLFFKLQVPGSAPHFFSGLKVAVTMSVIGAAIGEWIGAQAGLGYFSRRMMTQFDGAGVFAPIIILSAVGILLFVSVSLLEKRTLKWRKSE, encoded by the coding sequence ATGATTTTCATAAAGAAGTATGGTGCATCCGCATCGCTCGTTCTGTTGTTCATCATAGCTTGGGAGCTTGGTGCACGAATAGTCAATTTAGGGTTTATTTTACCAACACCTACAGATGTTTTACGAAAACTGTGGGAGCTGAAAGAACCACTCTTTCTCGAACATTTACCGGCAACACTCTTAATCATTGGTATTGGTTTGATGTTGTCAATTGTATGTGGAGTGGGGTTAGCTGTATGGATGAGTGTGAATAGGACGGTAGAAAAAACGTTTTATCCACTAATGATTTCATCACAAACAATTCCGATTATTGCTTTGGCGCCGATTTTTGTGCTTTGGTTCGGATATTCAATATGGAGCAAAGTAGTGGTAACCGTTTTAATTACTTTTTTTCCAATTACAGTCAACACCTATGACGGATTAAAAGCAACGAGTAAGGAATATAGAGAACTATTGTTAACGATGGGAGCTAGTAAGAAGGATTTGTTTTTTAAGCTTCAGGTACCAGGTAGCGCGCCTCATTTTTTCTCTGGTCTAAAGGTTGCGGTTACGATGAGTGTAATTGGTGCAGCAATAGGAGAATGGATAGGTGCTCAAGCAGGCTTAGGCTATTTCAGTAGAAGAATGATGACTCAGTTTGATGGGGCAGGTGTATTCGCTCCAATAATAATCCTATCAGCTGTAGGTATTTTGCTTTTTGTAAGTGTTAGTTTACTAGAAAAAAGAACATTAAAATGGAGGAAATCAGAATGA
- a CDS encoding SurA N-terminal domain-containing protein, which yields MKKLMATLLMALFALTLAACNNDEEKEKETSEETAQSDTASEEEAVDPEEVQKKLEEQKVEEDLVVAVVNGKEIKGGEYNNTLALFQSNALGQGQDVTTDEMTKQIKESTLDFIVGQALIMQEVEKKGYEATEEEINEQLETQKAGFENDEAFEAALKESNLTIDDLKAQIEDNVKITQYLDHDINVEDVTDEEVKKFYDSLVEANGESEETPKYEDVKDTLKNNLQQQKEQKQISTRIAELKKESEIELKI from the coding sequence ATGAAGAAATTAATGGCTACGTTATTAATGGCGCTTTTTGCACTAACTCTTGCTGCCTGTAATAATGATGAAGAAAAAGAAAAAGAAACATCTGAAGAGACAGCGCAATCTGATACAGCATCAGAAGAAGAAGCCGTTGATCCAGAGGAAGTGCAAAAAAAGCTAGAAGAACAAAAAGTTGAAGAGGATCTTGTTGTTGCAGTTGTCAATGGAAAAGAAATTAAAGGGGGAGAATATAATAATACGCTTGCCCTCTTTCAATCAAATGCACTTGGACAAGGCCAAGATGTCACCACAGATGAAATGACTAAGCAAATAAAAGAAAGCACATTAGACTTTATTGTAGGACAAGCACTAATCATGCAAGAGGTTGAGAAAAAAGGCTATGAAGCGACTGAAGAGGAAATAAACGAGCAGCTTGAAACTCAAAAAGCCGGCTTTGAAAATGATGAAGCATTTGAAGCTGCATTAAAAGAGAGTAATCTTACCATCGACGATTTAAAGGCTCAAATTGAGGATAATGTTAAAATCACACAATATCTTGATCATGATATTAATGTTGAAGATGTAACAGATGAAGAAGTAAAAAAATTCTATGATTCCCTAGTAGAAGCAAATGGAGAATCTGAAGAAACACCTAAATATGAAGATGTAAAAGATACATTGAAAAATAATCTTCAACAACAAAAGGAACAAAAACAAATTAGCACAAGAATTGCTGAGCTAAAAAAAGAATCTGAGATCGAATTAAAAATATAA
- the tenA gene encoding thiaminase II — MKFSQRLYENVLPIWEKNHAHPFVQGMGDGSLNHEKFRFYMVQDYLYLIEYAKVFALGAAKSTDLKTMGKFASLLHSTLEEEMSLHRQYAKRFGVSEEELEAAKPSPTTLAYTHYMLAVSQNGTLAELVAALLPCMWSYWEIGKDLSRREGASEHEFFGEWISMYASKEFGELATWCIDLMDELAAGKPEAELAKLEEIFLNTTRFEYMFWDMAYNEAMWPIDE, encoded by the coding sequence ATGAAATTTAGTCAACGACTCTACGAAAATGTTTTACCTATTTGGGAGAAAAATCATGCGCACCCTTTTGTTCAAGGCATGGGGGATGGTAGTCTAAATCATGAAAAATTTCGATTTTATATGGTACAGGATTACTTATATTTAATTGAGTACGCAAAGGTTTTTGCACTAGGGGCGGCAAAGTCAACGGATTTAAAAACGATGGGGAAATTTGCTAGCTTGCTTCATTCCACATTAGAAGAGGAAATGTCGTTACATCGACAGTATGCCAAAAGATTTGGTGTATCCGAAGAAGAGCTTGAAGCAGCAAAACCCTCTCCAACGACATTAGCGTATACACATTATATGCTTGCCGTTAGCCAAAATGGTACGTTAGCAGAGCTTGTTGCTGCTCTTTTACCTTGCATGTGGAGTTACTGGGAGATTGGCAAGGATTTAAGTAGACGTGAAGGAGCTAGTGAGCATGAGTTTTTTGGAGAGTGGATTAGTATGTATGCTTCTAAAGAATTCGGCGAACTTGCTACGTGGTGTATCGACTTAATGGATGAACTTGCAGCAGGTAAACCAGAAGCAGAGCTTGCAAAATTAGAGGAAATCTTCCTTAATACAACACGATTTGAATATATGTTTTGGGATATGGCCTATAATGAAGCGATGTGGCCAATTGATGAATAA
- a CDS encoding bile acid:sodium symporter family protein encodes MLEALNRRLEKFMPFITPLSVGIGVLFTEQLVGYSSFIPFIFAFMTFSGSLSSSFRSLTSSLKHPFPIVVVLLLLHVLMPLIAWSVGQVVFQDQLTITGLVLASVIPTGITSFIWVTIYKGNMGLALSIILIDTILSPLLVPYALACLVGEKVEMNILSMMMGLLYMVVIPSLFGMIIHSITKGKSRIASKKLAPFSKVALASVVMINGAVVAPFLKSEGETLLKIIITVFLLAALGYILAWLLGHIFKRDRDTKLVMMFTGGMRNISAGAVIAVQYFPAPVAVPVVVGMLFQQVLASLFGFLFKKLEDEKDQLKGKLLKTDN; translated from the coding sequence ATGCTCGAAGCTTTAAATCGGCGGCTAGAAAAATTCATGCCGTTTATCACCCCACTCAGTGTTGGTATAGGGGTTTTGTTTACTGAGCAACTTGTTGGTTACTCTTCTTTCATTCCATTTATTTTTGCGTTTATGACCTTTTCAGGGAGTTTAAGCTCAAGCTTTCGTTCCTTAACCTCAAGTCTAAAGCATCCGTTCCCTATAGTGGTTGTTTTACTATTACTACATGTTCTTATGCCTTTAATCGCTTGGTCAGTTGGTCAGGTTGTATTTCAAGATCAATTGACAATCACAGGACTTGTGCTTGCAAGTGTTATTCCAACTGGGATAACGAGTTTTATTTGGGTAACGATCTATAAAGGAAATATGGGTTTAGCTCTTTCTATCATTTTAATAGATACAATCTTATCTCCTTTATTAGTGCCATACGCACTTGCGTGTTTAGTAGGTGAAAAGGTTGAAATGAACATTTTGAGTATGATGATGGGACTATTATATATGGTGGTGATTCCGTCTTTATTTGGAATGATTATTCATTCAATAACAAAAGGGAAAAGTCGTATAGCTTCAAAAAAACTAGCCCCATTTTCTAAGGTAGCATTAGCTTCAGTCGTTATGATTAACGGGGCGGTTGTAGCGCCTTTCTTAAAAAGCGAAGGGGAGACATTACTGAAAATTATCATAACCGTATTTTTACTTGCTGCTTTAGGTTACATACTGGCTTGGCTTTTGGGTCACATATTCAAGAGAGATCGGGATACTAAGCTTGTGATGATGTTTACAGGAGGTATGCGAAATATTAGTGCTGGTGCCGTTATTGCTGTTCAATACTTTCCTGCACCAGTTGCTGTACCTGTTGTTGTGGGTATGCTCTTTCAGCAGGTGTTAGCGTCTCTTTTTGGATTTTTATTTAAAAAGCTAGAAGATGAAAAAGATCAATTAAAAGGGAAGCTTCTAAAAACAGATAACTAA
- a CDS encoding DUF4181 domain-containing protein, producing MWIVFVLLFCGIVEFIMRRRLKIKNRGFFGRYEFHSIKLEKADRIFSWIFILLVIFAILFSFPLTVMVFGYLLITTFIRGIDEWTYERKTKEFMLTWSASGVFCLLCIYYASDLIR from the coding sequence ATGTGGATTGTTTTTGTATTACTATTCTGTGGGATCGTTGAATTTATTATGAGAAGAAGATTAAAGATAAAAAATAGAGGCTTTTTTGGTAGATATGAATTCCATTCGATTAAATTGGAAAAAGCAGATCGAATTTTTTCATGGATTTTTATTTTATTGGTAATATTTGCGATACTATTTTCTTTTCCATTAACTGTTATGGTCTTTGGTTATTTGCTTATTACTACATTTATAAGAGGTATAGATGAATGGACATATGAGAGAAAAACGAAAGAATTTATGCTAACATGGAGTGCTTCTGGAGTCTTTTGCTTATTGTGTATTTATTATGCTTCTGACTTAATCAGGTAG
- a CDS encoding alpha/beta-type small acid-soluble spore protein encodes MTNQQEHRRKFEIAHELGIPLHEGNNGELTSKQAGKIGGRIGGNIVKEMIKQSEEQLKNHLPK; translated from the coding sequence TTGACAAACCAACAGGAACATAGAAGAAAATTTGAAATTGCACATGAATTAGGCATTCCACTTCACGAGGGGAACAACGGTGAGTTAACCTCTAAGCAAGCAGGCAAAATTGGAGGGAGAATTGGCGGCAACATAGTAAAGGAAATGATCAAGCAATCTGAGGAGCAGTTGAAGAATCACTTACCTAAATAA
- a CDS encoding acetylornithine deacetylase encodes MSERLDDLLKQVDLREEELINLVKKLIEYKTPAPPARNTSQAQQFVADFLHEKNFEIDMWDVYPNDPNVVGVLKGKSSTKYKSLIVNGHIDVAEVSEDEEWEVDPFIPVIRNGAIVGRGAADMKGGLAGALFAILLMHEAGIELPGDLIFQSVIGEEVGEAGTLDCCNRGYKADFAVVVDTSDLHIQGQGGVITGWVTVKSKQTYHDATRRQMIHSGGNLFAASAIEKMMKIIAGIQELERHWAITKSYPGFIPGTNTINPAVIEGGRHAAFVADECRLWITVHYYPNESHEQIIKEVEEHLLQVANADPWLRENPPTFEWGGKSMIEDRGEIFPSLEVDENHLAVKKLVAAHEAVLKHQAIVDVSPTVTDGGWLAEAGIPTAIYGPGTLEFAHSVNEQVSIKQLLDYTKVLVTFIYEWCHTKKGGNENEI; translated from the coding sequence ATGTCTGAACGTTTAGATGACCTACTCAAGCAAGTTGATCTGCGTGAAGAAGAATTAATCAATTTAGTGAAAAAACTAATTGAATACAAAACTCCTGCGCCTCCTGCTCGGAATACAAGCCAAGCGCAACAATTTGTAGCAGATTTCCTACATGAAAAGAACTTTGAAATAGATATGTGGGATGTTTATCCGAATGACCCAAATGTAGTGGGTGTATTAAAAGGAAAATCATCTACAAAATACAAGAGCTTAATAGTAAATGGACATATCGATGTAGCGGAGGTGAGTGAAGACGAGGAGTGGGAGGTGGACCCTTTTATTCCTGTTATAAGGAATGGAGCTATAGTTGGGCGTGGTGCTGCGGATATGAAAGGTGGTTTAGCCGGAGCCTTGTTTGCTATTTTGCTTATGCACGAAGCGGGAATTGAGCTTCCAGGCGATCTGATTTTCCAATCTGTGATTGGAGAGGAGGTAGGTGAAGCAGGAACACTGGATTGCTGTAATAGAGGGTATAAGGCAGATTTTGCCGTTGTGGTAGATACTAGTGATTTACATATTCAAGGTCAAGGTGGCGTTATTACAGGGTGGGTTACTGTAAAAAGTAAGCAAACCTATCATGATGCGACAAGAAGGCAAATGATTCACTCCGGTGGAAATCTATTTGCTGCAAGTGCAATTGAAAAGATGATGAAAATAATTGCGGGCATACAGGAGCTTGAACGGCATTGGGCAATTACCAAAAGCTACCCCGGGTTTATCCCCGGAACAAACACAATAAATCCAGCTGTTATTGAAGGTGGGAGACATGCAGCTTTTGTAGCAGACGAATGTCGCCTTTGGATCACGGTTCACTATTATCCGAATGAGTCACATGAACAGATCATAAAGGAAGTTGAAGAGCATCTTTTACAAGTTGCAAATGCAGATCCTTGGTTAAGAGAGAATCCGCCGACCTTTGAATGGGGAGGCAAATCAATGATTGAAGACAGAGGAGAAATCTTTCCATCTTTAGAAGTGGATGAGAATCACTTAGCTGTCAAAAAATTAGTAGCTGCACATGAAGCAGTTTTAAAACATCAAGCTATCGTTGATGTATCACCCACTGTAACAGATGGAGGCTGGCTTGCAGAAGCAGGAATCCCGACAGCCATTTATGGACCAGGAACTCTTGAGTTTGCTCATTCTGTTAATGAACAAGTTTCAATTAAGCAGTTGTTGGATTATACAAAGGTCTTGGTAACATTTATTTATGAATGGTGTCATACAAAAAAAGGGGGAAATGAAAATGAAATTTAG